The nucleotide sequence CGCATGCAGCGGCTGCACTTTTCATAATCAATGATCGCCTTGTCCGAAGCCGCGACCGCTCTGCTGCGGTCAAAGTTTGCCCCCAGGACGATATGAAGATTTGGTGCATCCACATCCGTGTCCGCCAAGGTGAGGCGTGTGCCCTTTTCAGTCAGCAGATGGGCCAGGGCCGCAGTCAGCGAGGATTTCCCCACCCCGCCTTTGCCGCTCAGAATAACGATTTCTTTCATAACTGCTCCTGCCTTGCCTGTTTTTTCCAGTCCGGATAGGCTGCTGCAAGGCGGTCAGCCAAGCCCAGGAAGATCTTTGCCGTTGATGAGTTCGGAAAAAGATTGACCACTGGCCTTCCTTGCAGATAACCGGCCAGCAGATCCTTATTCTGTTTGATTTCCGCTGCAACAGGAGTGGAACCGGCCCGGCCTGTTTTCTCCGTCTTTGCTTTTTGACCGGGCAGATCCGAACGATTGATCACAACACTCGTCTGGACGGCAAACATATCCAGCAGAGAGAGGATCAGCTCAAGATCATGGGCCCCCAGCGGGGTCGGCTCTGTCACAGCCAGCACATGGTCAGCTCCTTTTAAGGCGCCGATCACATTACAATGGGTTCCCGGCGCAGTATCAACCAGGATGATATCAAAAAGGTCCGCATCGGCAAAGGCAGTCTTTCTGACCGCATTGACCAACAGGGCGCTTTCTGCCAAACCTGGTTGGAGAGCCCCGGTGTACAGGGTCAGGTTGCCCCGCTTGGTTGTGTAGAGGGTCCCCACAGAATGACTTCCCCGGCCAATTGCCTCTGCCGGACAGACCAGGTAACAGGCTTCGCAGCCATTGCATTCGCCCAGCAGGGTGATTGTCTTTGGTTGTGAGCGGAACAGACTGTTCATCTGACAGGCTTTGACGCATTTTTGGCAATCCGTGCATTTTTCCGGGTCGAAAACCGGCTGCATGATGGTAACAGGCTCCGGGTTTTCCAGTGGTATGCCGAGGAGGAGGCTGTCGTTGGGGGCGTCCACATCCGCGTCGATCAAGGCGACCTTCTTGCCTTGGGCGACAAAGGCGGCAGCCAGGTTCACCGCTATTGTTGATTTGCCCACCCCACCCTTGCCGCCAGTGACCCCGATAATCGGGGTCGTAAAGGTCGTGCTGTGGAAATGTTTGATGATTTCCGGGTGCAGTTTTTTGTTCACTGGCCCCTCCTGCGTCCCTGACCCTTTCCTGTTCCGTTACCGCAACCGCAGCCTCCTTTTCCCCGGCCCCGGCCCTGCCCTTGACCCTGGCCATACCCGCTGCCTTGGACTCGGACGGCACCAGGGCCTTGGCATTGAGCCGAGGAAGAATCCAGAGAAGGGGAGGACGGATCTGTTGCAGCCTGAGATTGGGGCTGGCCAGAATGACCATATTTTCCTGCCCGGAATTGTTTCAGGGCCTCGCCTACAGTCGAACTGTCCAATCCTTCGTACATCTCTATTCCCGAGGCCTCCAGTGCTGCTTTGGCCTTGGGGCCGAGCCTGCCTGTGAGCACCGCATTAACTCCGTGCTCGGTCATGGTCTGGGCTGCAGCAATACCTGCTCCTTGCGCGGCCTGGGCTGTGGTGTTTTCAATGCCTTGGGTCGCGCCTGATTCTGTATCGACCAGAACAAACCAAGGGGCCCTGCCAAAGGCGGCATCGGTTGCTGCCTGGATATCATTTCCTGCTGCTGTAATACAGAGTTTCATTTTGTTTCCTCCGTGACCTGTGGATTCTTTGGAGCAGGCTTTTTCCTGGCAAAAAAGACCTGCTTGTTGCTAACTCCCTATGCGTAATGTTATGCTTGTTTTGTGCATATACACAATATATGGATACGGAAATATTTTGTCAACAGTTAGTTAATGGTTTGGTGCTTTTTGTATAGCTGAGGGCTATATGACTTGCCACTTGAGGGGTATAGATATTGAGAAAAGGAAAACTGCTGAATGATTTGATGCGTGGGTAAGAATAAAAAGAGGCCTGGGGAGCAAGTCTGCTCTGTCTAATTTTCTTGACAATGTAGCTTGGTCAGGGTTCAGTTTTACTTTTTAGTGAAA is from Candidatus Electrothrix sp. GW3-4 and encodes:
- a CDS encoding P-loop NTPase, translating into MNKKLHPEIIKHFHSTTFTTPIIGVTGGKGGVGKSTIAVNLAAAFVAQGKKVALIDADVDAPNDSLLLGIPLENPEPVTIMQPVFDPEKCTDCQKCVKACQMNSLFRSQPKTITLLGECNGCEACYLVCPAEAIGRGSHSVGTLYTTKRGNLTLYTGALQPGLAESALLVNAVRKTAFADADLFDIILVDTAPGTHCNVIGALKGADHVLAVTEPTPLGAHDLELILSLLDMFAVQTSVVINRSDLPGQKAKTEKTGRAGSTPVAAEIKQNKDLLAGYLQGRPVVNLFPNSSTAKIFLGLADRLAAAYPDWKKQARQEQL
- a CDS encoding NifB/NifX family molybdenum-iron cluster-binding protein — protein: MKLCITAAGNDIQAATDAAFGRAPWFVLVDTESGATQGIENTTAQAAQGAGIAAAQTMTEHGVNAVLTGRLGPKAKAALEASGIEMYEGLDSSTVGEALKQFRAGKYGHSGQPQSQAATDPSSPSLDSSSAQCQGPGAVRVQGSGYGQGQGQGRGRGKGGCGCGNGTGKGQGRRRGQ